DNA from Alnus glutinosa chromosome 2, dhAlnGlut1.1, whole genome shotgun sequence:
ataggtaatcgcaaattcattaaaaagcgtatAGGCACAACCCaaatacacaagaagtatacaagaaagaagCCTAGCAAGTAGCGGAGAAGAGATCtaaaaaacatgaaaattaaattttttttttaaaaaaaagattaaattgaTATTCCTTTCTGTCATGCCTTACATCATTCTTCTGTGTGAGAACCACCACAGCCACATGGGAACCCAGGCTTTGCCTACCCATCTTCTGCAAATTGTAGACTGTATCTTTCCATTATTGTTTCCATAACTTACATGTCTGCAATTTGTTGTAGGATTATGACAGGTTCTGGGAGAATTTTGGCAAACACTTGAAATTGGGTTGCATCGAAGACCGTGAAAACCACAAGCGTCTTGCTCCATTGCTTCGATTTGTCTCTTCCCAAAGTGAGAATGAGTTGATCAGCTTGGATGAGTATGTTGAAAACATGAAAGCTGAACAGAAGGATATCTATTACATTGCTGCTGACAGTGTGACAAGTGCTAAAAACACGCCCTTCCTGGAGAGACTAATTGAAAAGGATCTTGAAGTATGTGCCTGCCTCCCATATAAGTTAGGTTTAATCGAATTGTGTTATGTTATAGTTTCCATCTGGTACTTATGcatgtttttcttaatttgctAGGTGCTGTTCTTAGTGGACCCTATTGATGAGATTGCCATCCAGAACCTGAAGTCATACAAGGAGAAGAATTTTGTTGATATTAGCAAGGAAGATTTGGATTTGGGTTAGTCTTTTGAACCCttttgtgaatttaatcattgtGTGGGAGGGTGCATTTGCTTCTCTCGTGTGCTTTATTTTAATTAGACCAATGGCACGTGGGTTTAGTGAAGAAAGTTGTGATTTATTCAGCCATCTTGTTCACCAGCATCATGGATGGTTAATAATGAAAATTGGTGGATGGATATGAATAAAGCAGACCTTATCGAATGGTCTATGGCCACCATGTATGAAGTGTCGTCGTAATCTACTGTTCTGCTATTTAATGTTAGAATCTTGGGCTTCCACTTAGGTCGGTTCATTGAATGTAATTTGAgctaaaaaaaagagtaatgaatATAATTGAAACTTTTGCAGGTGATAAgaatgaggaaaaagaaaaggagatgaAGCAGGAGTTTGGACAAACTTGTGATTGGATTAAGAAACGTTTGGGTGATAAAGTTGCCAGCGTTCAAATTTCAAACCGTCTGAGCTCGTCTCCCTGTGTTTTGGTATCTGGGAAGTTTGGTTGGTCTGCTAACATGGAGAggtaattttccttttattgtTGATGCtaaatatcatattttttgaaattacaaaagaTGATCTGGGTCTCATTGAATACCTTGCAGGCTAATGAAGGCCCAATCTGTTGGCGATACATCTAGCTTGGAGTTCATGAGAGGCAGAAGGGTGTTAGAGATCAATCCTGAACACCCAATCATCAGAAACTTGAATGTACGGTGGAATAAAAACCCAGTTACCTTACATATATATGACATGCACAGTTACACGCATCTTGTGACATCGAATGTAACTTCTAGTAATAATATCTTAACACTGGTTTGCAGGCTGCATATGGGAGTAACCCAAATGATGATGATGCTCTTAGAGCCATTGATCTTTTGTATGACACAGCTTTGGTTTCCAGTGGTTATACTGTGagttttctttccttctctattTCTCCTGCTCCAAAGGTCGCATAGGTGATTAGGAAGCTACAGCCATTTCTTCTGTTTAATTGGACTTCCAAGGGAAACCTACAGTCCTGAAGCTGAACTTGCCTTGTGGGTGAGGCACATGTACTTGCTTCTCTGGGGTGGTAATACATGTTCGCAATGTTTGCGTGTCTAGTTCTGGTCATGCTAAGGCATAAGTATAAGACGATATAGATCAATCATaatcttgtttaattaaatggatcagacTCCTCAACTTTAActtgctaattttgtgttgggtgcATACTATATCGAATCATTGGTATAAAACTATAGGTTAGCCCTAACGTGAcgcaacccatttaattaatgaGCAGACCTCTCAATCTTAACTCGCTAATTTTGCATTGGATTCGTTAGTCGTGTGAAAAATTGTTTAGTTCTAATGCTTCTCTTGAAATGGGAGGTAGCATTACTAACAGTGGGGAATGTATATGCCCCAAAATGAATGCAGCCCCCACATGGGAATCTAATTGTCATTTCCTAGTGTTAGCAGGTCAGCTTATTATGATGTCTATTATCTTCTAGTTATATAAGATAATTGCTTCGGTTATGCAGCCCGACAATCCGGCACAACTCGGTGGGAAGATATATGAGATGATGGGTATGGCCCTTTCTGGGAAATGGTCAACTCCTGTTGAAGCTTATAATAATCCAGGAGCCAGTTTCAACAGCACAGAGACAATTGAAGCTGAGGTGGTTGAACCTGTTGAAGCAGGTAGTAAAAAATGAGGACATCTATACGACATATATTCTTAGCTCCACATCACATAGCAGCTGAGGCCGTAGTTTATAATGGAAGTATAATTTTGGGTGTAAGATTGAATTGATTGAATGTAGTGTAGTGAGAACAGTTTTTTGACCGGTTTATCAATTTGAAGTCTCTACTTTAATttacgtttttctttttctggtagGTTACTCTaatgaataatgctatatatcccACCTTGCTATATGACactgtcaatttatttttagatcaattcttgttaaaaaaaaaaaaaaaacaattgtagcTTGACAATACAACTTCAGCATGGTAAAATAGTTATAGGATTATTTATGTTGTGATTTCATAATCTTTTGATACTTCTTGGTGTAATTCGGGCATTTAATTGCAGGGAATTCTTATTTACCATTCTTATTTGTGTGGTAAATCTTAGCTTAATTCTCCTTTTATTGtcccccccaccccaccccccccttttttttttggctttaagTTGTATTGGTTCACGAAATTTAACGTTCTTTCCGGAATTGCATTCTCATGAAAATCTGAATTTTTAAGATTGTGACTAAACCAGCATTTGAGAACGACGAAGAATCTGATAGAATTTTCAGTAATATAAAATTCGCATGTTTGAGTTACTCCTAAGCATCTTGCAGGAAATATTTATTCTTCGAAAATATCCTCTTATGTCTCTCTCTTCaatgaagaaaatatatatatatatatatatatatatatatatatatatatatatatatatatatatatatataaacggtcgtttttattttatttttcaatatataaactatttatactattttatttattttcatctatAACCTAATAAAACCTGttcatttgtttctttctttcttttttttgtttctttttttttttccggctataatgacacttaattaTATAATGATATTTTTGCTTCTTTGGATGTGGGGTATGGCCTAGCTATACTGCCTCCCCCCAAATCTGTTACTGACATAGCTACATTGCCTGACCCCAAATCTGTTACTGACATTATTCACtccttattactattcaaaaacaaaactcacCTAAAAAATCTTTACCAAATGGATTAAAATCTTCTACAATTTCAATGAAATTGTAAATTATGAAATTACATGAATTTTGGTTGTTTCTTGTATCAAATGGCATGAAAATactacttattaaaaatgtaaaatgttattaatgagaattgaatatatttttagcatgTTCTTGTGCTTTAGGTTATTAAAaagctttgagaaaaaattgtcttttgatttattaaagaagcgtctttttaaaagtgaagaaaaatcattttttgaaatgatctttttttttttcttttttttttcttttttttcttttagatgtCTTGGTAATATGtccaattttaaataaatagaaattttCAAACCATTCAATACTAAGAACAACCTAAATTCacgtaatttaaaaattaaaaattttaataaaattgaagtaAAATTAAATGCTGAATGATAAGGATTGGAGGTCTATGATTATAAGGTCCAATCTAACTACTGAAATTGAAATGCTTAAAAGACTAGAGTTTGACAGTTGGCAAGAATTGGACGGCTTAAAAAAGTCATGGAAAAATGTTTGGAAGGCGCAAAAGTAGAGCAAGCTAAGGACATGAGGAAAATTGGTTGGAGGCATTAAATGAGATGAAAGTAAAACCAACGACaaagattgaattaaatttAATCGTATGGCTCAGAAGAGTGCGAAGAACACGTTGTTGATAAGATTGGTTGAATGggtctttgcttttttttttcttttttttttcttttttttttttttttctggacgATTTGCAGAACACTACATAATAATATGATCAGTTGATCGATCACAGGTGCATGTCTCACCCATAAGTCCAAAAACATTTGTTGTCGATTTCTGAATTGCCTACCGACCAAGTAAGTGTGCACCATCCGGAACAGAACCGGCCTAGCTGTTGCTAcaataaaaaccaaaacaatataGTTGATTATATCAACTTGAAGCATCTAACTATAGTGTAGGGTGGCGCACTTGTTATCAACCATGCAAGCCAGCTGCCCTCCCTTCATCAGGGGCTCGGGGGCCATCAAGGAAACTCCTTACTCCAGCTCGCAAGATCGATGAacagaattatatatatatatatatggcggGGCTATTAAATGCATGGTCCGAATTCTGCAAATATATAAAGTCATATATGTTGAATAAACACATGGGCCATCATCTTACCTTATTTTCCATGATATTTTCATGGATGAGGACTGAGGAGTCACTTCAGGACCATGCTTGTATTGGCAGAGGAGGAGTTCTACTCGAGTGTGAAACACCACATAAATGATTCATCTCTCATCCCTCCAACCGTATGTTCCATTTGGACATCTGATCGTCTTTcaattcataacaaatatctcaaAGTATTGGACGGTGAGGACAAACGGTAACACCATCTTATAATGAGATTGCTCGTTACTTGTGATCGATCTAAGATCCCCTCACACACGCAAACGACTTGACTTCAATTGAGACTTATAACACACGCAGACGACTCTTGACTTCAATAGAGTAAAGCTTCCCACTGCCCAAGTTTCATAGTAAGTGCACAAAACTTCTGTGCAGCCTATTAATTAAAGCTCCATCTCCTACCTTCACTTCCAAGTATATCTAAGACCAAATAGAAAAACAGTAGTACAACATTAATTATGGGTTtacctctttctctcttcattttcaTGCCCTTCCTTTTTGTGCTTTCGACGTTGCATCTTGTATTCaccctttcttctcctttcatGCAACCCCTGTGCCATCATGATGACAGCTCTGCCTTGTTGCAATTCAAGAAAAACTTTATCATCAAAAATTCTACAtctgttttctttcttcctaCTTGTGATCAAAAGGTTGCGTCTTGGACAGTAGAAGGGGACAAAAGTGATTGCTGCTCATGGGATGGGGTGGAGTGCGATGAACACACTGGTCATGTAATTGGCCTCAACCTCAGTAGCAACTGTCTATTTGGTTCTATTAACTCCAACAGTAGCCTTTTTCGCCTTGTTCACCTCCAAAGCCTTAACCTTTCCTACAATGACTTTAACGGCTCTCATATCCCATCCCAGGTACGTGATCTTTCAAGGCTAATAGATCTCGATCTCCGTTTGTCTCGTTTTGTTGGTCAAATCCCGTTAGAAATTTCACAATTGTCGCACTTGTCATCTCTCGACTTGTCCTACAATTATATGTACTCTTTTGGCCACTTGATCACTTTGGAACTCAAAGAGCCCATCCTCAGAAGCCTAGTTGCAAATTTGACCAGCCTACAAAAGCTTGATTTGAGTTATGTGAACATGAGCTCTACGGTGCCTAATAGTTTGGcaaatttgtcttctttaacgCACCTCGGTCTCAGAGGCTGTGGTTTGCAAGGAGAATTTCCAAAAGGCATCTTTATGCTACCAAATTTACAGCATCTTGATGTAAGTGGCAATAAAGGCCTCACCGGTTATTTACCTAGCTTTACATGGAGTAGTCCGCTTGAGACATTGGATGTGGGATTCACGAGTTTCTCAGGTGAGCTACCCGCTTCCACAGGAAACTTTAGCTTCCTGACTTACTTGAGTATGTGGGGTTGCAATTTTTCGCGGTCCATTCCATCTTCACTTGGTAACCTCACTAAACTCAATGTTCTTGACCTTTCCGATAACTATTTTGTGGGTAATATTCCGCGTTCACTTGGAAACCTTGTTCAACTATCTTCTTTATACATTTCTTACTGTCAATTGACAGGTCCAGTCCCTTTAATTCTTGGAAACCTTGTTCAACtattttctttagacatttccAACAATCAATTAACAGGTCCAGTCCCTTTAATTCTTGGAAACCTTGTTCAACTATCTTCTTTAGACATTTCCAACAATCAATTGACAGGTCCAG
Protein-coding regions in this window:
- the LOC133861373 gene encoding receptor-like protein 7 — translated: MGLPLSLFIFMPFLFVLSTLHLVFTLSSPFMQPLCHHDDSSALLQFKKNFIIKNSTSVFFLPTCDQKVASWTVEGDKSDCCSWDGVECDEHTGHVIGLNLSSNCLFGSINSNSSLFRLVHLQSLNLSYNDFNGSHIPSQVRDLSRLIDLDLRLSRFVGQIPLEISQLSHLSSLDLSYNYMYSFGHLITLELKEPILRSLVANLTSLQKLDLSYVNMSSTVPNSLANLSSLTHLGLRGCGLQGEFPKGIFMLPNLQHLDVSGNKGLTGYLPSFTWSSPLETLDVGFTSFSGELPASTGNFSFLTYLSMWGCNFSRSIPSSLGNLTKLNVLDLSDNYFVGNIPRSLGNLVQLSSLYISYCQLTGPVPLILGNLVQLFSLDISNNQLTGPVPLILGNLVQLSSLDISNNQLTGPVPLIL